From a region of the Odoribacter splanchnicus DSM 20712 genome:
- a CDS encoding FecCD family ABC transporter permease, which yields MSNEVLTQYKRYRARNRRFISAMVLLLAVTGIVSLIIGSHRIGWQELWAIVQNEGTEMNRQILLNIRLPRMLAAVITGIILSLSGAIMQILLRNPLASPYTLGISNAAAFGASFGIVFLGAGAGITRSSDLFMITNPYVITLSAFLGSLLGLAIILIIIRGKQASVETIILSGVIINSLFGAGIAVMQYVANNVQLASIVFWNFGDLGRSDWSKLLFLIVALIPALIYFYLKRWDYKVLCSGDDYAQSMGVYPQHTRMTGMVVTSLITAVAVSFFGVIAFVGLVVPHIVRKCIGDNEEFLIPGSAIFGGMFLLLCDTVARTILSPIILPVGILTSFLGVPLFLFLLTRKKR from the coding sequence ATGAGTAACGAAGTTTTAACACAATATAAAAGGTACCGGGCCAGAAACCGCCGCTTTATCTCTGCGATGGTTTTATTATTGGCCGTTACCGGTATCGTCTCCCTGATCATCGGTTCACACCGAATCGGTTGGCAGGAGCTATGGGCGATCGTACAAAACGAAGGCACGGAAATGAACCGGCAGATCTTGTTAAATATCCGGTTACCACGTATGCTGGCAGCCGTAATTACCGGGATTATCCTATCGCTATCAGGAGCGATCATGCAAATTTTGTTACGCAATCCCCTGGCCTCCCCCTATACGCTGGGGATATCCAATGCAGCAGCCTTCGGAGCCTCGTTCGGGATTGTATTTCTGGGAGCCGGAGCCGGCATTACCCGGTCTTCAGACCTCTTTATGATCACCAATCCATATGTCATTACCCTTTCAGCCTTCTTAGGCAGTCTGTTGGGATTGGCTATCATTCTGATCATCATCAGGGGCAAACAGGCCTCGGTCGAAACGATCATCCTTTCGGGAGTGATCATTAACTCCCTGTTCGGTGCCGGCATTGCGGTCATGCAATACGTAGCGAACAACGTACAGTTGGCTTCGATCGTTTTCTGGAACTTCGGCGATCTGGGACGTAGTGACTGGTCGAAATTACTCTTTTTAATCGTCGCACTGATTCCGGCCCTGATCTACTTCTATCTGAAACGCTGGGACTATAAGGTGCTTTGTTCAGGCGACGATTATGCACAGAGTATGGGTGTCTATCCGCAACATACCCGGATGACCGGGATGGTCGTCACCTCGCTGATCACTGCCGTAGCTGTGTCTTTTTTCGGAGTGATCGCCTTTGTCGGACTCGTCGTTCCCCACATCGTCAGGAAATGCATCGGAGATAACGAAGAATTTTTAATTCCCGGTTCTGCAATCTTCGGAGGAATGTTTCTGTTACTGTGTGACACGGTCGCCCGCACGATCCTCTCCCCGATCATTCTACCGGTCGGTATACTGACCTCATTTTTAGGGGTCCCTTTGTTTTTATTCCTCCTGACCCGGAAAAAAAGATAA
- a CDS encoding TonB-dependent receptor plug domain-containing protein: protein MTTLKLIILLCCSSTVAISYGQTSKADTTLRLEEVVVTGSGTERPISQSPGSIHVVTPLLLRNSPAQSVDDILSMLSGVNTTRSDGISNMHTNVSIRGLAGDEQGRTLVLFDGIPINTSDEGSVNWNSIHIDNVQRIEVFKGPGSSLYGNSAMGGVINIISKRPVSPFSLNASGSYGSLNTWKTDLGLSSRINDKFAIFLSGYYNKSDGFNNIPDSLRTEPDYSVARFMKEGGLYAKVLYNPTALFNVDLAYDLYRDKRGEGEKIQAPDGEYRHFNHNRVQSRFYGEKGKFSYQAALYFQRQDYFKLDERTKGGDYQRFDVKSHRDDWGAIMHLRLEGRHNAFALGGEFKNGSIDGGDHYVTSTDEVLNKGSIRILSVFAQDELSLFNKKIWLQVALRYDNAYFHKGWFEANGENVSDFNTYNGKLKNNRWEHLSPRVALRYNPTRAISAYISYSQGFRASILDDLCRSGWMWVGPKIANPELGPEQIDNYEIGGTFRLTKNLSFSPSLYYAKGKDFLYYVTTGEKMWGKRDIFQRQNVSKVDVKGIEADLNYIPFNGLKINLNYSYNNPKVKDFKEKPELNNKILTYAPKNQIKGYVLWTGGIADVMFRGRYKSKQYTTEDNSAAIDGFTIWDAQVSKWFFDHRLYVGGEIINMFDNRYMNTKDYMSAGRLMNIKVAVNINR, encoded by the coding sequence ATGACAACTCTAAAACTAATTATACTCTTATGCTGTAGCTCAACGGTAGCGATAAGTTATGGCCAGACTTCAAAAGCAGATACGACTTTACGCCTGGAAGAAGTCGTCGTTACGGGCTCGGGAACCGAACGTCCGATCAGTCAGAGCCCCGGCAGTATCCATGTCGTCACCCCTTTGCTCCTGCGTAACAGTCCGGCCCAAAGTGTCGACGACATTCTTTCGATGCTCTCAGGAGTGAACACAACACGTAGTGACGGGATCAGCAATATGCACACCAACGTCAGTATCCGGGGATTGGCCGGAGATGAACAAGGCCGCACGCTCGTCCTCTTCGACGGCATTCCCATCAATACTTCGGACGAAGGCTCGGTAAACTGGAATAGTATTCATATAGACAATGTGCAGCGTATCGAAGTATTCAAAGGTCCGGGATCCTCCTTATACGGCAATAGCGCTATGGGCGGAGTCATCAATATCATCAGCAAAAGACCGGTTTCGCCCTTCTCGCTCAACGCCTCGGGTTCCTACGGGAGCCTGAATACCTGGAAAACCGATCTGGGCCTATCCAGCCGGATAAACGACAAGTTCGCCATTTTTTTATCCGGTTATTACAACAAAAGCGACGGCTTCAACAACATCCCGGATAGCCTCCGCACAGAACCCGACTATAGTGTCGCCCGCTTTATGAAAGAAGGGGGATTATATGCTAAGGTCCTCTACAATCCGACAGCCCTATTCAATGTCGATTTAGCCTATGACCTGTACAGAGACAAACGGGGCGAAGGAGAAAAAATCCAAGCTCCCGACGGCGAGTACCGCCATTTCAATCACAACCGGGTCCAAAGTCGTTTTTACGGGGAAAAAGGAAAATTTTCTTACCAGGCAGCACTTTATTTTCAACGCCAGGATTATTTCAAATTGGACGAACGGACAAAAGGCGGAGATTATCAGCGTTTCGATGTAAAATCTCACCGGGACGACTGGGGAGCGATCATGCACCTGCGACTCGAAGGACGTCACAATGCTTTTGCACTCGGCGGAGAATTTAAGAATGGAAGCATCGACGGAGGAGACCATTACGTCACTTCGACCGATGAAGTACTCAACAAAGGCTCCATCCGTATCCTCTCTGTATTCGCCCAGGATGAACTCAGTCTTTTCAACAAAAAAATCTGGTTACAGGTTGCTTTACGTTACGACAATGCTTATTTTCATAAAGGATGGTTCGAGGCTAACGGAGAAAATGTCTCCGATTTCAACACTTACAACGGAAAGCTAAAAAATAACCGTTGGGAACATCTCTCCCCCCGGGTAGCTCTGCGCTATAACCCCACCCGAGCCATATCTGCCTATATTTCTTATTCTCAAGGTTTCCGGGCATCTATTCTGGACGACCTTTGCCGTTCAGGATGGATGTGGGTAGGACCTAAGATCGCCAATCCGGAATTGGGACCGGAACAGATCGATAATTATGAGATCGGCGGTACGTTCCGGCTCACCAAAAACTTGTCTTTCTCCCCTTCTCTCTACTATGCTAAAGGAAAAGACTTTCTGTATTATGTAACTACAGGAGAAAAAATGTGGGGAAAAAGAGATATATTCCAACGGCAGAATGTTTCTAAAGTCGATGTAAAAGGCATTGAAGCCGACCTGAATTATATCCCGTTCAATGGTTTGAAAATCAACCTCAACTATTCGTATAATAACCCGAAAGTCAAAGACTTTAAAGAAAAACCGGAACTGAATAATAAAATACTGACCTATGCTCCTAAAAACCAGATAAAGGGATATGTGCTGTGGACCGGCGGGATTGCAGATGTCATGTTCCGGGGACGATATAAATCCAAACAATATACCACCGAAGATAATTCGGCAGCCATCGATGGCTTTACGATTTGGGATGCACAGGTATCCAAATGGTTTTTCGACCACCGGCTTTATGTCGGTGGGGAAATCATCAATATGTTCGACAACAGATACATGAACACCAAAGATTATATGTCCGCCGGTCGTTTAATGAATATCAAAGTGGCTGTTAACATCAACCGATAA
- the istA gene encoding IS21 family transposase: MDKRIKNILRCYAVGMGIKETASTFHTSRNTVRKYVRLFLSSGKSIEQLLSLPDGQLDELFGCTESRHREPSSRRIELDALLPGYVSRLSRKGMSVRKLFKEYHAEYPDGFRLSSFKRAVRQYKFHIKVVGHVEHYAADQMYIDFAGDRLEVVDEMTGETKKAEVFVAILPFSHYTYCEAVWSQRKEDLIKACENAMQYFEGVPAAIVPDNLKAAVTRSDRNEPAINDDFAAFAEHYGCAVYPARVRHPKDKALVENAVKLLYRSIYLDMEGMTFSSLEDLNTAIRISLLDFNEKVMAGREMSRKKMFLQGEKDYLRPLPVKRYVVKERKLMTVGNNSYVSLFKHHYSVPKEYVGRRMTILYDADTVEIYCGMSLVSTHDRCDIPYAYSWKKEHNLPGHYGPYDKDLEELFRRASEIDNIVLNYLREVERAMQYPPKAFRSCRGILTLEKKYGRDRLVAACACADQKLQYGYQALREVLELGEDADFLPDEDGKVQPNVTSPAPLTHKNIRGREYYRKDKQ, from the coding sequence ATGGATAAACGAATCAAAAACATTTTAAGATGTTATGCGGTCGGCATGGGAATCAAGGAAACGGCGTCCACGTTTCATACTTCCCGTAATACTGTCCGCAAGTATGTCCGCTTGTTCCTTTCAAGCGGCAAGAGCATTGAACAGCTTCTTTCCCTACCCGATGGGCAGTTGGATGAACTGTTCGGCTGTACGGAGTCCCGGCATCGGGAACCTTCTTCCAGAAGGATCGAACTGGATGCCTTGCTTCCCGGATATGTATCCCGCCTGTCACGCAAAGGCATGAGTGTCCGAAAACTGTTCAAGGAATACCATGCCGAATATCCGGACGGTTTCCGGTTGTCTTCCTTCAAACGGGCTGTCCGTCAGTACAAGTTTCACATCAAGGTCGTCGGTCATGTCGAGCACTATGCCGCAGACCAGATGTATATTGACTTTGCCGGTGATAGGCTTGAAGTCGTTGATGAAATGACAGGTGAGACGAAAAAGGCCGAGGTGTTCGTCGCCATTCTTCCGTTCAGCCATTATACCTACTGCGAGGCCGTATGGTCCCAACGCAAGGAAGACCTGATAAAGGCATGCGAGAATGCCATGCAATATTTTGAAGGCGTTCCTGCGGCTATCGTCCCCGACAATTTGAAGGCGGCCGTTACACGCAGCGACCGCAACGAGCCTGCCATCAATGATGATTTCGCCGCTTTTGCCGAACATTACGGCTGTGCGGTCTATCCTGCCCGTGTACGCCACCCCAAGGACAAGGCCTTGGTTGAAAATGCCGTAAAGCTCCTTTACCGTTCCATTTACCTTGATATGGAGGGAATGACATTCTCCAGCCTGGAGGATCTCAATACCGCTATCCGTATCTCCCTGCTTGATTTCAATGAAAAGGTGATGGCCGGACGGGAGATGTCACGCAAGAAAATGTTCCTTCAGGGAGAGAAGGACTATCTTCGACCGCTTCCCGTGAAACGTTACGTGGTGAAAGAAAGGAAGCTAATGACTGTCGGGAATAACTCTTACGTCTCGTTGTTCAAACACCATTACAGCGTTCCAAAGGAGTATGTAGGCAGGCGCATGACGATTCTCTATGATGCCGACACGGTGGAAATCTACTGTGGCATGAGCCTTGTCTCCACCCATGACCGCTGTGACATTCCTTACGCTTATTCCTGGAAAAAGGAGCACAACCTGCCGGGACACTATGGTCCCTATGACAAGGACTTGGAGGAACTCTTCCGGCGTGCCTCGGAAATAGACAATATTGTATTGAACTATCTACGGGAAGTGGAGCGTGCCATGCAATATCCACCCAAAGCGTTCAGGTCATGCCGTGGCATCCTGACCCTGGAGAAAAAATACGGTCGTGACCGTCTGGTTGCGGCTTGTGCATGTGCGGACCAGAAGTTGCAATACGGATATCAGGCCTTGCGCGAGGTGCTTGAACTGGGAGAAGATGCGGATTTCCTTCCCGATGAGGACGGGAAAGTACAGCCCAACGTGACTTCCCCGGCTCCATTGACCCACAAAAATATACGTGGACGTGAATATTACAGAAAGGACAAACAATAA
- a CDS encoding CRISPR-associated protein Cas7, whose product MNVGHRVTINLYSKIVFFYNITKKDGLENKETWAPCDPRYIDQLIGGWMRAGKDMVALKRRSPLSVSAMRPIHPLLGGLERDKENITFDRSDRPEWHPVNVRIEGSDRLMTKEEIEAYLQNNNRTLTKRIWIPDNTRATGLFVADMAIDLRALFCVTTNQHEPELSPEMITALEAEGWVKSKNVFGECLVMPKAEREKIIPVLANALINWRITSNQARTFSLMETLALAVSDNANHIAGAIRTKLIEEGDKPKAKLIIDETAGAEVFVTLPCASYVVTVNERATALEEAEKKLTDMILAFDYENQ is encoded by the coding sequence ATGAACGTCGGTCATAGGGTAACAATCAATTTATATTCAAAGATAGTTTTTTTCTATAATATAACGAAAAAAGATGGTCTGGAAAATAAAGAAACCTGGGCTCCCTGTGATCCCAGGTATATCGACCAGTTGATTGGAGGCTGGATGCGGGCTGGAAAGGATATGGTTGCTTTAAAACGCCGGAGTCCTTTGTCGGTATCTGCGATGCGTCCCATTCATCCTTTATTGGGAGGCCTCGAACGGGATAAAGAGAATATCACCTTTGACCGTAGTGACCGGCCTGAGTGGCATCCGGTTAATGTACGGATAGAGGGTAGTGACCGTTTAATGACAAAGGAAGAAATAGAGGCATATTTGCAGAATAATAACCGTACTTTAACCAAACGGATTTGGATTCCTGACAATACCCGGGCAACAGGTTTGTTTGTTGCTGACATGGCTATTGATTTGAGGGCTTTATTTTGCGTTACCACCAATCAGCATGAACCGGAATTGTCCCCGGAGATGATTACTGCCCTGGAAGCTGAAGGGTGGGTGAAATCGAAAAATGTTTTCGGAGAATGTCTGGTCATGCCGAAGGCTGAAAGAGAAAAGATCATTCCTGTATTGGCAAATGCTTTGATCAATTGGCGGATTACTTCCAATCAGGCCCGTACTTTTAGTCTGATGGAGACATTAGCGCTTGCTGTAAGTGATAATGCAAACCATATTGCCGGGGCCATCCGGACCAAACTGATTGAAGAAGGCGACAAGCCCAAAGCGAAATTAATCATTGACGAGACAGCAGGGGCCGAAGTGTTTGTGACGTTGCCCTGTGCGAGTTATGTGGTTACGGTGAATGAAAGGGCAACTGCTTTGGAAGAAGCGGAGAAGAAGCTGACGGATATGATATTGGCGTTTGATTATGAGAATCAATAA
- a CDS encoding HNH endonuclease, whose protein sequence is MKTDIIPYQKMTAEAILYKENDPLLRYAIYKAYKYRCAYTGKFLYDYSSMHLDHIIPQNTAPEVLQEKIRKYHLADDFTIDSLENILPTKSLHNNSQKNRHPFSEPAERFFLEYAQRGKWKIEREYKILKKQFELSKLKVFAEAQLVEFNLLPPEVYKASRKVTNSLSIHNHFWRSTENIALNGFLPSKLKEEGSCVISFCNRTIMITLDHKSILQLINKLETYSLNDIILRGHSYQNTKTFVVLGNNAVHLENAVYEELLDILQDYLKVYSEEYSKFQKYIGAENFSFYKDTNDYMLLETSRENWRKLIQYARKFDTEQGTTSEYCFNSNDHHLLAISAQNNIKFRLLPANSIKNEDSFLFPDDQLCILWEIPDTGSRKAIETGDVWTAQQTYEWLQKLLQQFTDESPDADQAVPGKQRFFRKMLDFFFK, encoded by the coding sequence ATGAAAACCGATATAATACCTTATCAAAAAATGACAGCAGAAGCCATATTATATAAAGAAAACGATCCCCTTCTGCGATATGCTATTTATAAAGCATACAAATATCGATGTGCATACACAGGTAAATTTCTTTATGATTACTCATCCATGCATCTTGATCATATTATACCACAGAATACTGCCCCTGAAGTACTTCAGGAAAAAATACGGAAATATCATTTAGCAGACGATTTCACTATTGATAGTCTGGAAAATATTTTACCAACCAAATCTTTGCATAATAACAGTCAGAAAAACCGACATCCGTTCAGTGAACCTGCCGAACGATTTTTTTTGGAATATGCACAACGTGGAAAATGGAAAATCGAACGAGAATATAAAATCTTGAAAAAACAATTTGAACTTTCAAAATTGAAAGTATTTGCTGAAGCTCAACTTGTGGAATTCAATTTATTACCTCCGGAGGTATACAAGGCAAGCAGGAAAGTTACAAACTCGCTTTCAATACATAATCATTTCTGGCGGTCAACAGAAAATATAGCACTTAATGGTTTCCTGCCCTCGAAATTGAAGGAAGAGGGAAGTTGTGTTATTTCTTTTTGTAACCGGACAATCATGATCACCCTGGATCATAAGAGCATTCTTCAACTCATAAACAAACTGGAAACATATTCTCTGAATGATATTATACTTCGGGGACATTCCTATCAGAATACGAAGACATTCGTAGTACTAGGTAACAATGCAGTCCATTTAGAAAATGCAGTTTATGAAGAATTGCTCGATATTCTTCAGGATTATTTAAAAGTGTATTCGGAAGAATACAGCAAATTCCAAAAGTATATCGGGGCAGAAAATTTTTCTTTTTACAAAGATACCAATGATTATATGTTATTGGAAACAAGCCGGGAGAATTGGCGTAAGTTAATCCAATACGCCAGGAAATTCGATACAGAGCAAGGAACAACATCAGAATATTGTTTCAATTCCAATGATCATCATCTTTTAGCCATTTCAGCACAAAACAATATAAAGTTCCGTCTTTTACCAGCTAATTCTATCAAAAACGAAGATTCATTTTTATTCCCCGATGATCAATTATGCATTTTATGGGAAATACCCGATACCGGAAGCAGAAAAGCCATCGAAACAGGAGATGTATGGACTGCACAGCAGACTTATGAATGGCTGCAAAAGTTACTTCAGCAATTTACAGACGAAAGCCCGGATGCCGATCAAGCCGTTCCCGGCAAACAGAGATTTTTCAGGAAAATGCTGGATTTCTTTTTTAAATAG
- the tsaA gene encoding tRNA (N6-threonylcarbamoyladenosine(37)-N6)-methyltransferase TrmO → MNFLHFTTNLLPIVTMIVLEPIGFVHNTCTTSQAPEFIKKEISEIEILPEYSEGLQDIEQAEYLDLVFSFHHEKRTELVTRIRSGEMKGVFASRSPKRPNHLGITTVKLIRREGGKLYVEGADALDGSPVIDIKYCDTSVFDQKHVHQTIQADSPRIDIVRNIMQNETDELLLKAAQFHGHICPGLALGILGATQVMQQLYNQQEDPQAYTLTAEMQNCPIDGAMFITGCTPGTHRYQQGDPENMCFYLKNKAGKGWKVSFDPNNREYMNRHLPADLSTSAKGFATLKLDPHQLFTIETL, encoded by the coding sequence ATGAATTTTTTACATTTTACCACGAATCTTTTACCTATTGTGACTATGATTGTTCTAGAACCTATCGGTTTCGTACATAATACATGTACCACCAGCCAAGCACCTGAGTTTATAAAAAAAGAAATTTCAGAAATCGAGATTCTTCCCGAATATTCGGAAGGTTTACAGGATATAGAACAAGCTGAATACCTCGATCTTGTATTTTCTTTTCATCATGAAAAGCGTACCGAACTGGTCACCCGCATCCGTTCCGGTGAAATGAAAGGTGTATTTGCTTCCCGTTCCCCCAAACGCCCGAACCATCTGGGAATAACTACCGTAAAACTGATTCGGCGGGAAGGTGGCAAATTGTATGTCGAAGGAGCCGATGCTTTAGACGGTTCTCCGGTGATCGATATTAAATATTGCGATACCTCTGTCTTCGACCAAAAACATGTTCACCAAACCATTCAGGCAGATTCGCCCCGCATCGACATTGTCCGAAATATCATGCAGAATGAAACCGATGAGTTATTATTAAAAGCTGCACAATTCCATGGACATATCTGTCCCGGCTTAGCTTTAGGAATTTTGGGGGCAACTCAGGTAATGCAACAATTATACAATCAGCAGGAAGATCCCCAAGCGTATACTTTAACGGCAGAAATGCAAAATTGTCCGATCGACGGAGCGATGTTTATCACCGGTTGCACACCGGGTACACACCGTTACCAGCAAGGCGATCCGGAAAACATGTGTTTTTACTTAAAAAATAAAGCCGGAAAAGGCTGGAAAGTCAGTTTCGACCCCAACAACCGGGAATATATGAACCGCCATCTCCCCGCCGACTTGTCAACTTCCGCGAAAGGTTTCGCCACCCTTAAACTCGATCCTCACCAACTGTTCACCATCGAAACACTATAG
- a CDS encoding ABC transporter ATP-binding protein, giving the protein MIQIKVKDLSFSYSGFRALQDISFEAGAGDMLAIIGQNGSGKSTLLKCISRILKINTGHIEIGNISLSALSASKLSRIVAYIPQSTDSISGINVFDTVLLGRKPYIHSRPAPEDMELVSRLLTRLELDEVAMRNLNTLSGGQQQRVFIARALAQQPSILLLDEPIANLDINHQMKVMKLLRQLTQEGILVIITIHDINMAARFCNKALMLKQGRIFASGMQSVYTPENIENLYDIQVDILRHNDCICIIPQ; this is encoded by the coding sequence ATGATACAAATTAAAGTCAAAGACCTATCGTTCAGTTACAGTGGCTTCCGGGCATTACAGGATATCTCCTTCGAGGCAGGAGCAGGTGATATGCTGGCGATCATCGGACAAAACGGCTCGGGGAAAAGTACTCTCCTGAAATGTATCAGCCGGATATTGAAAATCAATACAGGCCATATCGAAATCGGGAATATTTCCCTCTCAGCCCTTTCTGCGTCGAAACTCTCCAGGATAGTCGCCTATATTCCCCAATCAACAGACTCGATCAGCGGGATCAATGTGTTCGATACGGTACTATTGGGACGTAAGCCGTATATTCACAGCAGACCGGCTCCGGAAGATATGGAATTGGTCAGCCGGCTACTCACCCGTCTCGAACTGGATGAAGTCGCTATGCGTAATCTGAACACCCTGAGTGGCGGACAACAACAAAGAGTATTCATTGCCAGAGCTTTAGCCCAACAGCCCTCCATCCTGCTATTGGACGAACCTATCGCCAACCTGGATATCAATCATCAGATGAAAGTGATGAAACTATTGCGGCAACTGACCCAAGAAGGTATCCTGGTTATTATTACCATCCACGATATCAATATGGCTGCCCGCTTTTGCAATAAGGCACTTATGCTGAAACAGGGCCGGATCTTCGCCTCCGGTATGCAATCCGTCTATACTCCGGAAAATATAGAAAACCTTTACGACATCCAGGTCGATATCCTCCGTCATAACGATTGTATCTGTATAATACCTCAATAA
- the istB gene encoding IS21-like element helper ATPase IstB: MEVNNKTAPVTGQQDQNTISLDLMNRMKLHGMAEAFRESLAGTTPQSMTADMFLSMLLAREWDYRAQAAIARLTKNAAFRYKAYIEQIDYATNRGLERNQMERLATLDFVHKAQNLFITGSSGTGKSYLACALGHEACKRGFRTFYANAPKLLGALKVAKVKGTLETELKKIERCQLLILDDLFIVPLDAKERPILLEIIEDRHERKSIIITSQYPSSNWYDMVGDPTIADAILDRIIHTAHTIELYGESMRKLRSKKNEKF; the protein is encoded by the coding sequence ATGGAAGTAAACAATAAAACAGCTCCCGTAACGGGACAACAAGACCAGAATACCATATCACTGGATTTAATGAACCGCATGAAATTGCATGGTATGGCAGAGGCTTTCAGGGAAAGTCTTGCCGGTACCACTCCGCAATCCATGACTGCGGACATGTTCCTGTCCATGCTCCTTGCACGCGAATGGGACTATCGTGCACAGGCTGCCATTGCACGGCTTACCAAGAATGCGGCATTCCGCTACAAGGCCTATATTGAACAGATTGACTATGCCACGAACCGGGGGCTGGAGCGCAACCAGATGGAACGTCTCGCCACCCTTGATTTTGTGCATAAGGCACAGAACCTTTTCATTACCGGTTCTTCAGGAACGGGGAAAAGCTATCTGGCCTGTGCCCTCGGCCACGAAGCATGCAAAAGGGGATTCCGGACCTTCTATGCCAATGCCCCGAAACTGCTCGGTGCGCTGAAAGTCGCCAAAGTCAAAGGTACACTTGAAACGGAACTCAAGAAGATTGAGCGCTGCCAACTACTCATCCTTGACGACCTGTTCATCGTACCGCTTGACGCAAAGGAGCGTCCCATACTGCTTGAAATCATCGAGGACAGGCATGAACGGAAATCCATCATCATCACATCGCAGTACCCATCCTCCAATTGGTATGACATGGTAGGTGACCCGACAATAGCCGATGCAATCCTTGATCGTATCATACATACAGCTCATACCATAGAGCTATATGGTGAAAGTATGCGAAAGTTAAGGTCTAAGAAAAACGAGAAATTTTAA
- a CDS encoding ABC transporter substrate-binding protein, which produces MKWLHYLFIVSLLLFSCKGQNVKNKRPTRLLTDALQREVALPDTIRQLVCIRSSAIRLVTYAGGAPLICGVEEQETRPNEFTHIFAHPDLARLPIIGPGMGGDPELIMAAGPDVIFMTSTTAGEADALQKQTGIPVFTIEYGDLGRNRPTFYNSLQLIGQVLHTEDKVDSLIGFIDEQIADLQARTAGTDKSAKVYVGGISYKGQKGITSTDPYYAALDYLEADNVASELDSTYVSPITGTYIDWEQLIDWNPDVIFIDVGGWPLVQEDFKTRQGLNRLLKAYENKQIYTLWPYNNHHSNFDVMLVNAWYAGKVLFPEHFGEITMRGKTDEIMTMFVGAPIADSLLQHWGPYQNIFDGKENHE; this is translated from the coding sequence ATGAAATGGTTGCACTATTTATTTATTGTCAGTCTTCTCCTGTTTTCGTGTAAGGGGCAGAACGTTAAAAACAAGCGTCCTACCCGGCTTTTAACCGATGCATTACAAAGGGAAGTGGCGCTGCCCGATACGATCCGTCAACTGGTCTGTATCCGGTCTTCCGCAATCCGGTTGGTTACTTATGCGGGAGGAGCCCCGTTGATTTGCGGAGTGGAAGAACAGGAAACACGTCCCAATGAATTTACTCATATTTTCGCCCATCCCGATCTGGCCAGGCTACCGATCATCGGTCCGGGTATGGGGGGAGATCCAGAACTCATTATGGCAGCCGGACCGGATGTGATATTTATGACTTCGACCACTGCCGGAGAGGCGGATGCTCTGCAGAAACAGACGGGAATTCCCGTATTTACCATTGAATACGGTGATCTGGGTAGAAACCGTCCGACATTTTACAATTCACTTCAACTGATCGGCCAGGTCCTGCATACCGAAGACAAGGTCGATTCGCTGATCGGTTTTATCGATGAGCAGATTGCAGATCTTCAAGCCCGAACCGCCGGTACAGATAAATCTGCCAAAGTCTATGTCGGCGGCATTTCCTATAAAGGACAAAAGGGTATCACTTCTACAGATCCTTATTATGCTGCCCTGGATTATCTGGAAGCCGACAATGTGGCTTCTGAACTCGATTCGACCTACGTATCCCCGATAACAGGGACCTATATCGACTGGGAACAACTGATCGACTGGAATCCCGATGTGATCTTTATCGATGTCGGCGGTTGGCCATTGGTACAGGAAGATTTTAAAACCCGTCAGGGACTCAACCGCCTGCTTAAAGCCTATGAAAACAAACAGATTTATACCCTTTGGCCCTATAACAACCATCATTCCAATTTCGACGTCATGCTAGTCAATGCCTGGTATGCCGGTAAAGTACTTTTCCCGGAACACTTCGGGGAAATAACGATGCGCGGCAAAACCGACGAAATTATGACGATGTTCGTCGGAGCTCCGATTGCAGATTCTTTGCTCCAACATTGGGGTCCCTACCAAAATATTTTCGACGGAAAAGAAAATCATGAGTAA